A window of the Mesotoga prima MesG1.Ag.4.2 genome harbors these coding sequences:
- a CDS encoding bifunctional 5,10-methylenetetrahydrofolate dehydrogenase/5,10-methenyltetrahydrofolate cyclohydrolase: MILDGKIVSKSIYDEIKEKIGNRTGELPSLVLFCDEPDPSNKTYMKSIRKQGEKLGIEVIVRDSGSNPVEEISELNKDKSVAGIMVMHPLKNANEKAVLAALDPGKDLEGRTVSNLGGIINDEEFFAPPTAEAVMEILDYYGIEVKGRDITIVGRSNTVGKPLALLLLKKGVDGTVTVCHSRSRDISEKTFNADIVVSAVGIAKFIEREMIRPGAVVIDVGINFVDGKLVGDVDFDEVSQIAAAITPVPGGVGSVTTALLFRHYYRSIERMES, encoded by the coding sequence ATGATACTTGATGGAAAGATCGTTTCAAAGAGCATATATGATGAAATAAAGGAGAAGATCGGCAATAGAACTGGAGAGCTTCCTTCACTAGTTCTCTTCTGCGACGAACCGGACCCGTCCAACAAGACCTATATGAAATCGATAAGGAAGCAGGGGGAGAAACTCGGCATTGAAGTGATAGTGAGAGATAGCGGCAGCAATCCCGTCGAGGAGATCTCTGAACTGAACAAAGACAAGAGCGTTGCGGGAATAATGGTGATGCATCCGCTGAAGAACGCCAACGAAAAGGCCGTGCTGGCTGCGCTCGATCCCGGAAAGGATCTTGAGGGCCGAACCGTATCGAATCTCGGCGGAATAATCAACGATGAGGAGTTCTTCGCTCCCCCTACTGCCGAAGCCGTCATGGAGATTCTTGACTATTACGGGATCGAAGTGAAGGGGAGAGACATAACCATTGTCGGCAGATCAAATACTGTCGGGAAGCCTCTCGCACTGCTCTTACTGAAGAAAGGTGTGGACGGAACCGTGACAGTCTGCCACTCGAGGAGCAGAGACATCTCCGAGAAGACATTCAACGCCGATATAGTAGTCAGTGCCGTTGGGATTGCCAAGTTTATCGAGCGCGAGATGATCAGGCCCGGCGCAGTTGTGATAGATGTTGGAATTAACTTTGTGGATGGGAAGCTCGTGGGCGATGTAGACTTTGACGAGGTAAGCCAGATAGCGGCTGCGATTACTCCCGTACCCGGGGGAGTCGGCAGTGTGACTACGGCGCTCCTTTTCAGACACTATTATAGATCTATCGAAAGAATGGAGTCGTAA
- a CDS encoding formate--tetrahydrofolate ligase, with the protein MLTDLEIAQKAELKEIDEIASSVSIPDKHIRRYGKHIAKISHQYLNELQDKPDGKLVLVTAISPTSAGEGKTTTSVGLAMALNKIGKKSFVTLREPSVGPIMGIKGGAAGGGYSQVLPMEEINLHFTGDFHAISLAHNLLSAVIDAHINFDNELRIDPAQLYWPRTMDMNDRALRQIIVGLGGSANGYPREDSFVITAASEIMAIICLSKNLVDLKERLARIIVGRSYDGDFITVKDLNVQGAMATLLKDVLDPNLVQTIEGTPAFVHGGPFANIAHGTNTLTATKMALKLSDYVITEAGFGADLGAEKFLDFVCPVGGLNPSAVVLVASIRALKLNGGASKKDILEEDLSALEKGFENLKVHFENIHKYGIPVIVALNEFPTDTEKEREKFDGLCKSNSIPYERSSVWAEGGAGGVDLARKLVELVDGPSDYKPLIPMDLSFEEKLDKLAKEIYRAGRVDLEPAAKSKLRLFKKQGVDRLPIIVAKTQYSISDDDKKLGAPQGYTFKVRDLNLSAGAGFIVVVAGKIMLMPGLGRDPNAKQIDVDADGKISGLF; encoded by the coding sequence ATGCTGACTGATCTGGAGATAGCACAGAAGGCAGAATTGAAAGAAATAGACGAAATCGCCTCATCCGTCTCTATCCCTGACAAACATATTAGAAGATATGGAAAGCACATTGCAAAGATCTCACACCAGTATCTTAATGAGCTGCAGGACAAACCAGACGGAAAACTGGTTCTTGTGACAGCTATAAGCCCCACAAGCGCCGGCGAAGGGAAGACGACCACTTCTGTCGGTCTGGCGATGGCCCTGAACAAGATAGGGAAGAAATCCTTTGTTACTCTTAGGGAGCCGTCTGTCGGCCCGATCATGGGAATCAAGGGGGGGGCCGCCGGCGGCGGTTATTCTCAAGTGCTTCCGATGGAAGAGATTAACCTTCACTTTACTGGCGATTTTCACGCGATCTCGCTGGCACACAATCTTCTTTCTGCAGTTATCGATGCGCACATTAATTTCGACAACGAACTGAGAATCGATCCGGCGCAGTTATACTGGCCGAGAACCATGGATATGAATGACAGGGCTCTCAGACAGATAATCGTAGGCCTTGGAGGGTCGGCGAACGGTTATCCGAGGGAGGACTCCTTCGTAATAACTGCCGCCTCCGAAATTATGGCGATCATCTGTCTTTCGAAGAACCTTGTCGATCTAAAGGAACGGCTGGCCAGAATAATCGTTGGTAGAAGCTACGATGGCGACTTCATTACCGTCAAGGATTTGAACGTTCAGGGGGCGATGGCCACGCTTCTGAAAGATGTTCTCGACCCGAATCTAGTCCAGACTATTGAAGGAACTCCTGCCTTTGTTCATGGAGGACCTTTTGCGAACATAGCACATGGAACAAACACCCTGACTGCGACAAAAATGGCTCTGAAGCTTTCCGATTATGTGATAACCGAGGCGGGCTTCGGGGCAGACCTGGGAGCAGAGAAATTCCTCGACTTCGTCTGCCCTGTCGGAGGCTTGAACCCAAGCGCAGTTGTTCTGGTCGCCTCGATCAGAGCCCTGAAGCTGAACGGGGGAGCTTCAAAGAAGGATATTCTGGAAGAAGATTTGTCGGCACTTGAAAAGGGCTTTGAAAACTTGAAGGTTCACTTCGAAAACATTCACAAGTACGGTATTCCAGTAATAGTTGCCCTTAATGAATTCCCGACAGACACTGAGAAGGAAAGAGAGAAATTCGACGGCCTCTGCAAGTCCAACTCGATACCTTACGAGCGGTCGAGTGTTTGGGCCGAAGGCGGCGCCGGGGGAGTAGACCTCGCCAGGAAGCTTGTCGAGCTTGTCGACGGTCCGAGCGATTACAAACCATTGATTCCGATGGATCTCTCCTTCGAGGAAAAGCTGGACAAGCTGGCGAAAGAGATATATAGAGCCGGTAGAGTCGATCTTGAGCCGGCGGCAAAGAGCAAGTTAAGGCTCTTCAAGAAGCAGGGAGTCGATCGTCTACCGATAATCGTTGCCAAGACTCAGTATTCCATCTCCGACGACGACAAGAAACTGGGGGCTCCGCAGGGTTACACTTTCAAGGTGAGAGATCTAAATCTCTCTGCCGGCGCCGGGTTTATAGTTGTTGTCGCCGGAAAGATAATGCTGATGCCGGGACTGGGCAGGGATCCCAACGCCAAGCAGATAGATGTGGACGCGGACGGAAAGATTAGCGGGCTCTTTTGA
- the nusB gene encoding transcription antitermination factor NusB: MKAGPNNSRRKMREIVFSAIYQFDFNEDMESSSDYLEQELSFFSMEMEMKLRTRKYFDTILKNRNEIDEIIRKHLTNWTFERLASTDKNVLRLGAYEIIYEPDIPIEVTLNESIDIAKKYGSEQGGKFVNGVLDKIARECASTEKKHL; this comes from the coding sequence GTGAAGGCAGGTCCAAACAATAGCAGACGAAAGATGAGAGAAATTGTTTTCAGCGCGATCTATCAATTCGACTTCAATGAAGATATGGAGTCTTCATCGGATTATCTCGAACAGGAGCTCAGCTTCTTTTCGATGGAGATGGAGATGAAATTGAGAACACGAAAGTATTTCGACACTATTTTGAAGAATCGCAATGAGATAGACGAAATAATAAGAAAACACCTCACCAACTGGACTTTCGAGAGACTTGCCTCAACCGACAAGAACGTCCTGAGGCTTGGAGCATACGAGATAATCTATGAGCCGGACATACCGATCGAAGTTACACTGAACGAATCAATAGACATCGCAAAGAAGTATGGTTCGGAACAGGGCGGCAAATTCGTAAATGGCGTTCTCGACAAAATCGCTCGAGAGTGCGCATCAACAGAGAAAAAGCATCTATAG
- a CDS encoding Asp23/Gls24 family envelope stress response protein, with protein sequence MDFEETDLGRIEISEAVIRDIAIHSYIEFLKFDPKEAKARKEAKSTVDIDLDEKVDGTKTVKITVNTKIKYGVSIPSHARKMQEKLKNDVESFSGIKVEDVSITIEDVYEEAQKPAMFEEEEEFENSEVKPELQESKSEETVEETEDEDREKEV encoded by the coding sequence ATGGATTTTGAAGAGACTGATCTCGGCAGAATCGAGATCTCGGAGGCTGTAATCCGGGATATCGCTATTCACTCCTACATAGAATTCTTGAAATTCGATCCTAAGGAAGCAAAAGCGCGTAAAGAGGCCAAGTCGACCGTAGATATCGATCTCGATGAGAAGGTCGATGGAACCAAGACAGTGAAGATAACCGTGAATACGAAGATTAAGTACGGCGTCTCGATACCCTCTCATGCCAGGAAGATGCAGGAGAAATTGAAGAACGACGTGGAGAGCTTCAGCGGGATAAAGGTTGAAGACGTTTCCATAACGATTGAAGACGTGTATGAAGAGGCTCAGAAACCTGCAATGTTTGAAGAGGAAGAGGAGTTTGAGAACTCCGAAGTGAAGCCCGAGCTTCAAGAAAGTAAGTCCGAGGAAACGGTCGAAGAGACCGAAGACGAAGACAGAGAGAAAGAGGTTTGA
- the efp gene encoding elongation factor P, producing the protein MIEVGKIRKGMPLIIEEEIYIVTEANKHSMGRGDGIIRTRMKNLKTGLVRQFTFQASEKVEEAALSFRHVQYLYSEDELFHFMDLETYEQYTIGVDEMGDALDYIKENEEVDLQFHEDRPIGVILPNTVVLKVTDTAPAYKGDTVSGSGKPAVLETGLKVTVPFFVENGERIRVDTRTGEYIERA; encoded by the coding sequence ATGATAGAAGTTGGAAAGATTAGAAAGGGAATGCCCCTAATAATTGAAGAAGAGATCTACATTGTAACAGAAGCTAACAAACATTCAATGGGAAGAGGGGACGGTATAATAAGGACCAGGATGAAAAATCTGAAAACTGGTCTTGTTAGGCAGTTCACGTTTCAAGCAAGCGAAAAAGTTGAAGAAGCTGCGCTTTCATTCAGACATGTTCAGTATCTTTACTCGGAGGATGAGCTCTTTCATTTCATGGACCTTGAGACCTACGAGCAGTATACAATTGGTGTAGATGAGATGGGAGATGCTCTGGACTACATCAAGGAAAACGAGGAAGTGGACCTTCAGTTCCATGAAGATAGACCTATAGGCGTTATACTTCCAAACACTGTCGTCCTCAAAGTAACGGATACCGCACCTGCCTATAAAGGTGATACAGTTTCGGGAAGCGGCAAGCCTGCCGTTCTTGAAACAGGTTTGAAGGTAACGGTTCCATTCTTCGTAGAGAATGGAGAGCGGATTCGTGTGGACACAAGAACAGGCGAATATATCGAGAGAGCATAG